One segment of Triticum aestivum cultivar Chinese Spring chromosome 2A, IWGSC CS RefSeq v2.1, whole genome shotgun sequence DNA contains the following:
- the LOC123186348 gene encoding uncharacterized protein, with protein sequence MAIHLLAFMAAKGFVQVFQVSAPLLWPLNLWLPLPRNLPEVCVVVCSALAAHVAWLRRAYARRGSRSRDDDDSELHRQALVDASAY encoded by the coding sequence atggcgatccACCTGCTGGCGTTCATGGCGGCCAAGGGGTTCGTGCAGGTGTTCCAGGTCTCGGCGCCGCTGCTGTGGCCGCTCAACCTCTGGCTGCCCCTCCCGCGCAACCTGCCGGAGGTCTGCGTCGTCGTCTGCAGCGcgctcgccgcccacgtcgcctgGCTGCGCCGCGCCTACGCCCGCCGCGGCTCCCGAAGCCGCGACGACGACGACAGCGAGCTCCACCGCCAGGCGCTCGTCGACGCCTCCGCGTACTGA